In the Dama dama isolate Ldn47 chromosome 13, ASM3311817v1, whole genome shotgun sequence genome, one interval contains:
- the LOC133068357 gene encoding myeloid-associated differentiation marker-like, which produces MGIHRGYIGNWFMFIWCFCCAVTLIILTVELRRLPSEFPFFWYLSNTYACYSALLCLSASVIYSITYIQFLPYGPYRDRAIAATAFSCIASVFYAMEVVKMWERCKIYKTTCYVLTMPGLLKVLETFMAGIIFSFIINTSLYLHQPALEWCVAMYSICFIPAALAILLNLGEWEYRLPGPLPLFQLVLTLLSVLLYISALVLWLLYQFNEEFGGHPQRSSDEHCRDELTYDMCTWDQRLAVAVLTAINLLAYMAELVYWACQVSVETKALPRVS; this is translated from the coding sequence ATGGGCATTCACAGGGGGTACATAGGTAACTGGTTTATGTTCATCTGGTGCTTCTGTTGTGCGGTGACCCTCATTATCCTCACAGTTGAGTTACGTAGGCTCCCATCTGAGTTTCCTTTCTTCTGGTACTTATCCAACACCTACGCCTGCTACTCTGCCCTCCTCTGTCTCTCGGCCTCTGTCATCTACTCCATCACCTACATCCAGTTCCTGCCTTATGGTCCTTACCGGGACCGGGCCATTGCTGCTACTGCATTCTCCTGCATCGCGTCTGTGTTTTATGCCATGGAAGTGGTAAAAATGTGGGAGCGCTGCAAGATCTACAAGACTACCTGCTATGTGCTCACCATGCCAGGCCTGCTGAAGGTACTGGAGACCTTCATGGCCGGCATCATCTTCTCCTTCATCATCAACACCTCCTTGTACCTGCACCAGCCAGCCCTGGAGTGGTGTGTGGCCATGTACTCCATCTGCTTCATCCCAGCGGCACTGGCCATCCTGCTGAACCTGGGCGAATGGGAATACAGACtgcctgggcccttgcccctcttCCAACTTGTGCTCACCTTGCTCTCCGTCCTCCTCTACATCAGCGCTCTGGTCCTCTGGCTGCTCTACCAGTTCAATGAGGAGTTCGGCGGACATCCTCAGCGGTCTAGTGATGAGCACTGCAGGGACGAACTCACCTACGACATGTGCACCTGGGACCAGAGACTGGCTGTGGCTGTCCTGACAGCCATCAACCTGCTGGCTTACATGGCCGAACTGGTGTACTGGGCCTGCCAGGTCTCTGTGGAGACTAAGGCTCTGCCCAGGGTCTCCTGA